The Sinomicrobium kalidii region TTCGGAAGAGCCGATAGAAGAAAATATAGAGACCTGCAAAAAATACCTCTCCCGCATGAGTAAAATGGGAATGACCCTCGAAATAGAACTGGGAGTCACCGGAGGTGAAGAAGACGGGGTAGACAACACCGATATCGACTCTTCCAAACTCTATACCCAGCCGGAAGAAGTGGCCTATGCCTATGAAGAACTGATGAAGATCAGCTCCAGGTTTACCATAGCTGCCGCTTTTGGTAATGTACACGGTGTATACAAACCGGGGAATGTAAAACTGACACCCAAAATCCTGAAAAATTCCCAGGAATACGTATCCGAAAAATACAACGTCCCGCAAAACAGTATCGACTTTGTATTCCACGGAGGTTCCGGATCTACCGTTGAGGAAATAAGGGAAGCCATAGGTTATGGTGTTATAAAAATGAATATAGATACCGATCTTCAATACGCTTTCCTGGAAGGGGTAAGAAATTACATTCAGGATAAAAAGGATTACCTGCAAACACAAATCGGAAACCCGGAAGGGGGAGATCAGCCCAATAAAAAGTTCTACGACCCCAGGGTATGGCTTCGCGAAGGAGAAAAGACCTTTGTGGCCCGGCTGAAAAAGGCGTTTGAGGACCTGAACAATGTAAATACTTTATAAGTTATTGCGTTACGCCGGGTTATTAAGTTACTGAATTGCTTTACAGGGCATGTTCCCTTGTTCCAGGACAACTTAATAACCCGGTAACCTAAAACCTGATAACCAAAAAATAACACATGGCTTGGTTTAAACGAAAAGAAAAAGGTATCCAGACTACCACAGAGGAAAAGAAAGATACGCCCAAGGGACTTTGGTACAAATCGCCCACGGGAAAGATCGTAGGAGCGGAAGAACTGGAAAAAAACTTTTATGTAAGTCCCGAAGATGACTATCACGTAAGGATCGGGAGTAAGGAGTACTTTTCCATTCTTTTTGATGATAACAAGTTTGAGGAACTGGACCCGAATCTTACTTCCAAAGACCCGTTGAAGTTTGTGGATACCAAAAAATACACA contains the following coding sequences:
- the fbaA gene encoding class II fructose-bisphosphate aldolase; protein product: MSHNIKPGVATGDGVQEIFAHAKSKGFALPAVNVIGSDSINGVLETAAELNSPVIIQFSNGGAQFNAGKGLSNDGQKAAILGAVAGAKHVHELAEAYGVAVILHTDHCAKKLLPWIDGLLDASEKHYAETGKPLFSSHMIDLSEEPIEENIETCKKYLSRMSKMGMTLEIELGVTGGEEDGVDNTDIDSSKLYTQPEEVAYAYEELMKISSRFTIAAAFGNVHGVYKPGNVKLTPKILKNSQEYVSEKYNVPQNSIDFVFHGGSGSTVEEIREAIGYGVIKMNIDTDLQYAFLEGVRNYIQDKKDYLQTQIGNPEGGDQPNKKFYDPRVWLREGEKTFVARLKKAFEDLNNVNTL